One window of the Synechococcus sp. CC9311 genome contains the following:
- the surE gene encoding 5'/3'-nucleotidase SurE has translation MTPLRILISNDDGVFADGIRTLAAAAAAAGHQVTVVCPDQERSATGHGLTLQTPIRAERADELFEPGIKAWACSGTPADCMKLALFELLPEKPDLVLSGINHGPNLGTDVFCSGTVAAAMEGTLEGLPAMAVSSACFQWREFQAAAHLAIQVAEAALADQWPENLLLNLNVPPCKQEAMGKLSWTRLSIRRYDEQFSPRVDPRGRTYYWLAGEAVEDFESGGDGPRDWPTDVAQIQADAPSLTPIQPELFWRGGLSSLPQLNIDQ, from the coding sequence ATGACTCCCCTGCGGATCCTGATCAGCAACGACGACGGCGTGTTTGCCGACGGCATCCGCACCCTGGCGGCAGCGGCCGCAGCAGCCGGGCATCAGGTCACGGTGGTGTGTCCCGACCAAGAGCGATCCGCCACTGGCCACGGGCTAACCCTCCAAACACCTATCCGTGCCGAGCGGGCCGATGAACTGTTTGAACCTGGAATCAAGGCCTGGGCCTGCAGCGGCACCCCGGCGGATTGCATGAAATTGGCCCTGTTTGAGTTGCTTCCTGAAAAGCCAGACCTAGTGCTTTCAGGGATTAACCATGGCCCCAACCTCGGCACCGATGTGTTTTGCTCCGGCACCGTGGCAGCCGCGATGGAGGGCACGCTGGAGGGCCTACCGGCGATGGCCGTGAGCAGTGCCTGTTTTCAGTGGAGAGAATTCCAAGCCGCCGCACACTTGGCCATCCAGGTAGCCGAAGCAGCCCTTGCCGATCAATGGCCAGAAAACCTATTGCTCAATCTCAACGTTCCCCCCTGCAAGCAAGAGGCCATGGGGAAACTGAGCTGGACCCGCCTTTCGATCCGCCGCTATGACGAGCAATTCAGCCCTCGGGTCGACCCCCGTGGCCGCACCTATTACTGGCTCGCCGGTGAAGCTGTCGAGGATTTTGAATCGGGCGGTGATGGTCCCCGCGACTGGCCCACTGACGTGGCCCAAATCCAAGCAGATGCACCCTCACTCACACCCATCCAACCGGAGCTTTTCTGGCGAGGAGGTCTCTCCTCCCTACCCCAACTAAACATCGATCAATAG